In Saprospiraceae bacterium, the sequence ATAGCTAGAGGTGAATTATTGACCGTTATTCTATAATTTTCAATACTACATTTCCGGTCTTTTGGCCGCTTTCGACATATTTGTAAGCTTCGACTATTTGGTCTAACTTATATTGTCTATCTATGACGGGTTTAAATTCCCGCTTTTCAACAAGTTCTTTTAAAAACAGGATATCTTCTTTATTTGCTGTCGGAATTGGAAATAAAACTTTTTTGCCACCCAATATTGGCGTTATTAGAGCATAGAATATATTCGCTGCATTTTTACCGAGTTCTGTAGAAATATAAATACCTTTTTTAGTGAGCAATGGCTTGCATTGATTAAATGAACTTTTACCTACTGCATCAAAAATAAAATCAAATTTACTTTCTGTCGTCCTGAAATCCTGAGTTTGATAATCAATCACGACTTTGGCACCAAGAGATTTTACCAGGTCTATATTTTTTGTATTGCATACAGCTGTTACCTCCGAACCAAAGTGTTTGAGCAATTGCACTGCAGAAGAACCAATTGCACCAGTAGCCCCATACACCAAAGCTTTTTGACCAGGTTTGATTTTTGAGGCTCTGATATTATTTAATGCATAGTGGGCACCTTCGGATATAGGGGCAGCTTCTTCAAAACTTAAGTTGTTGGGTAATAATGCAAAGGCATCATTTTCAGCAATGGTTAAATACGCTCCATGCCCCCCAAATGTTTTGTCATTATATCCAAATACACGATCTCCATTTTTGTAGGTAGTTACTTTTGATCCTATATCTTCAATTATACCGGCAAACTCACAACCCAATATTTGATATTTTGGTCGTAAAAGTCCGGACCAAAATCGGGAAATAAAATACTCGGCGCTGCGAAAACCAGCGTCTGTTCTGTTTACTGTTGATGCATAGACTTTGATCAGTACTTCGTTATCTTTTGGGATAGGTTTAGGGACCTCTGTTAATTTGGCCACTTCCGGCGGGCCATATTTTGTATGCACTACGGCTTTCATTTATTTATATTGCTATATGTAATTTAAATAGGCCCCCAAATAAAATATTTAAAAGTGCAAACCTGCCGTCCATGTTGAAAAACCACCTCCTTCAATGGTGCACGTTGAATAGGGTAACTATCAAATTAAATCAACTATAATCTTATTTAGTTTGCCAAAGGTAGCCTCATTTTGTGGGTATGAATAAATTTTACATTCAAAGTGCTTTAGATGCTCCGAATATTAACTAGATTTGGTAAACTAATTAATGAGTGTTTTCCAAAAGTATTGGTGAATATATTTCAGGCATCGGTGGGCGACATCCGCAAACGCAGAACAGCTTCGTGCAGTATATTCAGAATCTAAAAATTGAAAATTGAGGACCTAAAACTTATTCAAGTTATCAAAATATGTAAAGGGCAGGATGCCAAAAATTTAGAATTTATATCATGAAAGTACTTTTTTATACCCGTGAATACCCACCATATGTTTATGGGGGAGCTGGCGTTCATGTGGAATACCTGGCTCGCGAATTGTCCCGCTTAATGGAAGTGGAGGTACGATGTTTCGGGGACCAGGACAATAACGATGAGCATTTGCGAATTCTTGGATTCAATTCTGATCAGCTTTCTACCCATAATACAAAACCGGAGCTAGCACCCATCTTTAAAACCCTAAATACCTGTATTCAAATGAATGGCGGCCTGATGAATGCTGATATCGTGCACTGTCATACCTGGTATGCCCAGTTTGCCGGCATCTTATCAAAGCTCTGCTATGGTACCCCCCTGATTGTGACCACTCATTCTCTTGAGCCACTCCGGCCATGGAAGAGAGAACAATTGGGCAGGGGTTATGATGCTTCGTCCTGGATCGAAAAGACAGCTATTGAAATGGCTGATGCGGTCATTGCTGTATCGCAGGAAACCAAACAAGATGTACTGAAGTACTTTGATATAGATGATAAAAAGGTTAGCGTAATATATAATGGCATCGACCTTGATGAATATAATGTCACGA encodes:
- a CDS encoding NAD(P)-dependent alcohol dehydrogenase codes for the protein MKAVVHTKYGPPEVAKLTEVPKPIPKDNEVLIKVYASTVNRTDAGFRSAEYFISRFWSGLLRPKYQILGCEFAGIIEDIGSKVTTYKNGDRVFGYNDKTFGGHGAYLTIAENDAFALLPNNLSFEEAAPISEGAHYALNNIRASKIKPGQKALVYGATGAIGSSAVQLLKHFGSEVTAVCNTKNIDLVKSLGAKVVIDYQTQDFRTTESKFDFIFDAVGKSSFNQCKPLLTKKGIYISTELGKNAANIFYALITPILGGKKVLFPIPTANKEDILFLKELVEKREFKPVIDRQYKLDQIVEAYKYVESGQKTGNVVLKIIE